In one window of Desulforhabdus amnigena DNA:
- a CDS encoding carbon-nitrogen hydrolase family protein yields MDTSLKVLKVAFVHLDVRYKDPEANRKNLLRLNREAAIQGANLILNTEMPLAGYSFSSREDISGYVESENGPTLTEIKRLAKEYGTYIGMGLAEHDEATGIYYNSAFVIDPDGRRVCRYRKINAEMRWACPGDPKQSGTFDTPWGRIGVLICSDSYYGMMPRSMAMRGVDLLWVPANWPPSGLDPLELWKGRAIENGFFIAACGRTGKDRIMDCTSAVSCAFDPQGRELFAASSEESRVFMVEIPLNEVGRLSNGSHPQTLQGRNPSLYRSIYLDFRLIDDLTAHYDLPQPGPLHVHCLVPGGEDWDLETFERQITVTKKEGSNLFVLPPLSSALMDAKSLKSLARQHDVALATSLYSGGPADSVSSSSDETPGRENPSAVQVLVTPDTTCEWRIEDTEHPNGKFPFPTVHYGPAKLGMAPYELLLHPELAVAFSKEGYDLVVLSENRLDRTQRLLCGIRTIEGIAVAACSPNGAIISMVPKGHERWEEQSIEGPGTCSYALDTARIRKKRFQDRVDFELLLRTS; encoded by the coding sequence ATGGACACATCGTTGAAGGTCCTGAAGGTCGCTTTTGTGCACCTAGACGTCCGGTACAAAGATCCTGAGGCCAACCGGAAAAACCTGCTCCGGTTGAACCGGGAAGCGGCCATACAGGGAGCCAACCTCATTTTGAATACGGAAATGCCCCTGGCGGGCTATTCATTCTCTTCACGGGAGGACATTTCCGGTTACGTTGAATCGGAAAACGGTCCCACTCTGACCGAAATCAAGCGGCTGGCAAAAGAATACGGGACCTACATCGGAATGGGGCTTGCCGAGCACGATGAAGCGACGGGAATCTACTACAACAGCGCATTCGTGATCGATCCGGATGGCAGGCGGGTTTGCAGGTACCGCAAGATCAATGCGGAAATGCGCTGGGCATGCCCCGGAGACCCCAAGCAGAGCGGGACCTTCGATACCCCCTGGGGGCGGATAGGAGTCCTGATCTGCTCGGATTCCTACTATGGAATGATGCCGCGTTCCATGGCCATGCGAGGGGTTGACCTCCTGTGGGTGCCGGCCAACTGGCCTCCGAGCGGCCTCGACCCGCTGGAGCTCTGGAAGGGAAGAGCTATCGAAAATGGTTTTTTCATCGCCGCCTGCGGGCGTACGGGAAAAGACCGCATCATGGACTGCACCTCCGCGGTCTCCTGCGCGTTCGACCCGCAGGGCCGGGAGCTCTTCGCCGCATCCTCGGAAGAATCCCGGGTCTTCATGGTGGAAATTCCATTGAACGAAGTGGGAAGGCTTTCCAATGGATCACACCCCCAAACCCTGCAAGGCCGGAATCCCTCCCTCTATCGATCCATCTACCTGGACTTTCGCCTCATCGACGATCTTACGGCCCATTATGACCTGCCGCAGCCGGGACCATTGCATGTTCACTGCCTTGTTCCAGGCGGGGAAGACTGGGATCTCGAAACCTTCGAGAGGCAAATTACCGTCACAAAAAAGGAAGGCTCCAACCTCTTCGTGCTGCCCCCTCTTTCTTCTGCTCTCATGGATGCAAAGAGTTTGAAGTCCCTGGCCAGACAGCACGATGTCGCACTGGCCACATCCCTTTACAGTGGCGGACCGGCAGACAGCGTCTCTTCTTCGAGCGATGAGACACCGGGAAGGGAAAACCCTTCCGCCGTTCAGGTTTTGGTGACACCCGACACAACCTGTGAATGGCGCATCGAAGATACGGAGCATCCAAACGGCAAGTTTCCTTTTCCCACGGTTCATTACGGCCCGGCAAAACTGGGCATGGCCCCGTATGAACTGCTCTTGCATCCCGAACTGGCCGTCGCTTTTTCCAAGGAGGGATATGACCTGGTGGTCCTCTCGGAAAATCGATTGGACAGGACCCAACGTCTCCTTTGCGGAATCAGGACAATCGAAGGAATTGCCGTAGCCGCCTGCTCCCCGAACGGCGCGATCATCTCCATGGTCCCGAAAGGACACGAACGCTGGGAAGAGCAAAGCATCGAAGGTCCGGGAACCTGCTCCTACGCACTCGACACAGCGCGGATCAGGAAAAAGCGCTTTCAGGATCGAGTGGACTTCGAGCTTCTCCTGAGGACTTCCTGA
- a CDS encoding cobaltochelatase subunit CobN, with translation MNIVFVHTHMFHHQTWKRVADRLESEGIRLSIFPQQNAPLVLDMLAAGDTDLFLGELSQGLPAFKELTAAAEQARHRIGFGMEMPKGFSTLSEDVLSLFKSYIAKVSEENYYNGIKYLASQAGMDTAYEAVQPVKTHGIYHCDAPETFGDTASYLNWHEKHRGVSSDGNIVGMLCYHSQIVEGNTVEIDEVIHSLEDHGLVPLCVFCEGIPDSSLLPDRRYPWLSYFKTNGSHPEAVLNLLGGRFLARQQDVRHLQGLDVPVYQLIRNYTQTAGQWLEDPVGLSGHSLVYAVAQPEVAGIIEPTLVAALAIEISPADPASSRPFTPIEERIDTLCRRLKRLIRLRRLPNFQKRITFVLHNNPCKGVEATVGMATGLDAFQSLASVLQAMKSAGYDTGDAPANGKEILEMILQRKAVSEFRWTTVSEIVQKGGVLYRMGREEYETYLDSLPSEARERVLSEWGGFPGQGMVYREDGRDVLLITGLRFGKIKIMPQPKRGCYGSKCNGEVCRILHDPELPPPHHWLATYKYIRDTSDAVVHFGTGGSLEYLPGKRAALSERCFPALSVDDLPHIYLYVMNVPGEGLMAKRRAGAVMVDHLTPVYRPAEMDEETRRLEALLEQYFRASDMGEAARLDLIGKEMLPLMKRLKFVEKDDGGEDLQEKARLASRQIELTKRALAPDGMHILGTFPDATGRARMLTTILLHPSPELPDLQGITQKLEGGTGNVFEDGVEITQSILENLKPERLPDELLTRESFNGLADWCRNMDWQIRESRREIPQLLKALNGGYIEPGLSGSIYQGKTDALPTGRNFFATDVTMLPTRAAWEIGCKLADRLLSKFLDEEGRFPENIGINLWSSDAFKSDGEVCSQILYLLGVRPVWNAYGRVGKVEAIPLEELEIRVAGEKIVRRPRIDVTIQASGILRDMVMNFCELLDDAVLLVSRLDEPGEWNFIRKHTLEHMDALRSEMQDRLSESQIRRLASFRVFSSAPGTYGLGVGLALDASAWEDDKDLAEVYVNWGGYAYGSNKNAEGLKVYGMEVQDLLARQLSNIDVSFMKQSTAEYDILDCGCYAVFQGGMAAASRALGGKGPKLYWGDANQADTPDIRDFKEEIGRSARARLLNRKWIENMKRHGYQGAQDVSSRVNNLFKWSATSREVEKWVFDSVVESYILDRENLEWLREANPHALEELTRRLLEAHSRGLWEADPELLAEVQSAALTIEGDMEEMMGDVEGEFQGGKVEMLTSRNVEKWEPKWTFKKP, from the coding sequence ATGAATATCGTTTTTGTCCATACGCACATGTTTCACCACCAAACGTGGAAAAGGGTCGCCGACCGTCTCGAGAGTGAAGGCATTCGTCTCAGCATTTTTCCGCAGCAAAACGCGCCTCTTGTCCTGGATATGCTGGCTGCGGGGGATACGGATCTCTTCCTGGGGGAACTGTCTCAGGGGCTGCCGGCTTTCAAAGAGCTGACAGCGGCAGCGGAACAGGCCAGGCATCGCATCGGCTTCGGAATGGAAATGCCCAAGGGGTTCTCCACTCTAAGCGAGGACGTTCTCTCCCTTTTCAAAAGCTATATCGCGAAGGTCTCCGAGGAAAACTATTATAACGGCATCAAATACCTCGCTTCTCAGGCCGGCATGGATACGGCCTACGAAGCCGTCCAGCCGGTGAAAACACACGGCATTTACCACTGCGATGCCCCGGAAACCTTCGGAGACACGGCTTCCTATCTCAACTGGCATGAAAAACACCGGGGCGTCTCCAGCGACGGGAACATCGTCGGAATGCTCTGTTATCATTCGCAGATCGTCGAAGGGAACACCGTCGAAATCGATGAAGTGATCCACTCCCTGGAAGATCATGGGCTCGTTCCCCTCTGCGTTTTTTGCGAAGGCATTCCGGACAGCTCCCTGCTGCCCGACAGACGCTACCCCTGGCTTTCATACTTCAAGACAAACGGTTCCCACCCCGAAGCCGTCCTCAACCTGCTGGGCGGCCGCTTCCTGGCTCGGCAGCAGGATGTGCGACATCTGCAGGGACTGGATGTGCCGGTTTACCAGCTCATTCGCAATTATACTCAGACCGCCGGACAGTGGCTCGAAGATCCCGTGGGGCTCTCCGGCCACAGCCTGGTCTATGCCGTGGCCCAGCCGGAAGTGGCCGGAATCATCGAACCCACGCTGGTGGCGGCGCTCGCGATCGAGATATCCCCCGCCGATCCGGCTTCTTCCAGGCCATTCACTCCCATCGAGGAACGCATCGATACCCTCTGCAGGCGGCTGAAGCGTCTCATCCGGTTGCGGCGGCTTCCCAATTTTCAAAAACGCATCACTTTCGTTCTCCACAACAACCCCTGCAAGGGAGTGGAAGCCACGGTGGGAATGGCGACCGGACTGGACGCCTTCCAAAGCCTGGCGTCCGTCCTGCAGGCCATGAAGAGTGCGGGTTACGACACGGGGGATGCGCCGGCAAACGGCAAGGAAATCCTGGAAATGATCCTGCAGCGCAAAGCTGTCTCCGAATTCCGCTGGACGACGGTTTCGGAAATCGTTCAAAAGGGGGGTGTGCTTTACCGCATGGGACGGGAAGAATACGAAACGTACCTGGATTCCCTGCCTTCGGAAGCCAGGGAGCGTGTCCTCTCGGAGTGGGGGGGCTTTCCGGGGCAGGGAATGGTTTACCGGGAAGACGGACGCGACGTGCTGCTCATTACGGGCCTTCGGTTCGGAAAGATCAAGATCATGCCCCAGCCCAAAAGAGGCTGTTACGGTTCCAAGTGCAACGGCGAAGTCTGCCGCATCCTCCATGACCCCGAACTTCCGCCGCCTCACCACTGGCTGGCCACCTACAAGTACATTCGGGACACTTCCGATGCGGTCGTTCACTTCGGCACCGGAGGGTCCCTGGAATACCTTCCCGGGAAACGCGCCGCCCTTTCGGAGCGATGCTTTCCCGCCCTCTCTGTGGACGACCTCCCCCATATCTATCTCTACGTGATGAACGTTCCCGGTGAGGGGCTGATGGCCAAACGGCGCGCAGGCGCCGTGATGGTGGATCACCTCACCCCCGTTTACCGGCCTGCTGAAATGGATGAAGAAACACGGCGACTGGAGGCCCTCCTGGAACAGTACTTCAGGGCCTCCGATATGGGGGAGGCGGCGCGCCTGGATCTCATCGGAAAAGAGATGCTGCCCCTCATGAAGCGACTAAAATTCGTGGAAAAGGACGACGGCGGCGAGGATCTGCAAGAAAAGGCACGGCTCGCGTCGCGCCAGATCGAACTCACCAAGAGGGCCCTGGCCCCCGACGGCATGCATATTCTGGGGACTTTTCCCGATGCAACGGGCAGAGCCCGGATGCTTACGACCATTTTGCTCCATCCCTCCCCGGAACTGCCCGACCTCCAGGGAATCACACAAAAGCTGGAGGGGGGAACAGGGAACGTTTTTGAGGACGGAGTCGAAATTACGCAGTCGATCCTTGAAAACCTCAAGCCCGAAAGGCTGCCCGATGAACTGCTCACCCGGGAGAGCTTCAACGGCCTGGCGGATTGGTGCCGAAACATGGATTGGCAGATCAGGGAGAGCCGGCGTGAAATTCCTCAGCTTCTCAAGGCCCTGAACGGAGGCTACATAGAACCGGGCTTGAGCGGCTCCATCTACCAGGGCAAAACGGATGCCCTCCCCACAGGACGGAATTTCTTCGCAACGGACGTCACCATGCTTCCCACCCGGGCCGCTTGGGAAATCGGCTGCAAACTGGCCGACAGGCTTCTCTCCAAGTTCCTGGACGAGGAAGGCCGCTTTCCGGAAAACATCGGGATCAACCTCTGGAGCTCCGATGCCTTCAAATCCGACGGGGAAGTCTGTTCCCAGATACTCTATCTCCTGGGGGTGCGGCCCGTCTGGAATGCCTACGGGCGGGTCGGCAAGGTCGAGGCCATCCCCCTGGAAGAGCTGGAGATCCGGGTCGCGGGAGAAAAAATAGTCCGTCGCCCGCGCATCGACGTGACCATCCAGGCGAGCGGTATTCTGAGGGACATGGTCATGAACTTTTGCGAACTGCTCGACGATGCCGTCCTCCTGGTGAGCCGCCTCGATGAACCCGGGGAATGGAACTTCATACGAAAGCACACCTTGGAACACATGGATGCCTTGCGAAGCGAAATGCAGGACCGGCTCTCCGAATCGCAGATTAGAAGGCTGGCCAGTTTCCGTGTTTTTTCCTCGGCCCCCGGTACCTATGGGCTGGGAGTGGGACTCGCCCTGGACGCCTCCGCCTGGGAAGACGACAAGGACCTGGCGGAAGTCTATGTCAACTGGGGCGGATACGCTTACGGTTCCAACAAAAACGCCGAGGGACTCAAGGTGTACGGTATGGAGGTGCAGGACCTGCTGGCCCGGCAGCTGTCCAATATAGACGTATCTTTCATGAAACAGAGCACCGCGGAATACGACATCCTAGACTGCGGATGCTACGCTGTGTTCCAGGGGGGGATGGCGGCCGCTTCCAGGGCTCTGGGCGGTAAGGGACCGAAGCTCTACTGGGGAGACGCCAACCAGGCCGATACTCCGGACATACGTGATTTCAAGGAGGAAATCGGGAGGTCCGCCCGCGCCAGGCTTCTCAACCGCAAGTGGATCGAGAACATGAAAAGGCACGGCTATCAAGGGGCCCAGGACGTATCGAGCCGCGTGAACAACCTCTTCAAATGGAGCGCCACCTCCCGGGAGGTGGAAAAATGGGTTTTCGACTCGGTGGTGGAGTCCTACATCCTTGATCGGGAAAATCTCGAGTGGCTGCGGGAAGCCAATCCGCATGCCCTGGAGGAACTTACCCGCAGGCTGCTCGAAGCCCACTCCCGCGGACTCTGGGAGGCCGACCCGGAGTTGCTGGCCGAGGTGCAGTCCGCCGCCCTCACCATCGAAGGGGATATGGAGGAGATGATGGGCGACGTGGAAGGGGAATTCCAGGGGGGCAAGGTGGAGATGTTGACCTCCCGCAACGTGGAGAAGTGGGAGCCCAAATGGACTTTCAAGAAGCCGTAG
- the cobN gene encoding cobaltochelatase subunit CobN — translation MNAYTLCYYSATSMEIASLSQGVSQYQEEGGRIRVLARTKSQLFDDSRIHAFVQAALESDVILITLHGGEESCPAFSPLIQALEEKRSLGEKTPHFHIQPSAGDEDASALAQKHSDGFGREVWNTISGYLLQGGALNCKNLLVYLHNLVFHKIEPLELPQPLPHEGIYHPDLPGVPDFEKYLKERVDPGKVTVGLWFYQTYWVNNNLAAIDAIIREIERQGANVIPVFHFRYKDALRGNRGADYIVEHFFMENGRPRINVLINPLMFSLTLVAPECKELLSRLDVPFIQAVCTMNPHAVWKESPQGLTAMDVTYCAAQPEFDGALITVPVATREEDAVDPLTGALLTRTMPIPERVQKMVSLSLNWARLRRKENAEKRIAIVFHHYPPRNDRIGCAAGLDSFESVKRLLDHMRDEGYRIDRTFESGDALAREMLERMTCDRRWLTPERMAERAEAHAGAEHFVPWHEALPAPIREKMTADWGKVPGDLFVHDYRMHFPGMIDGNVFLTIQPPRGYFENIDKIYHDMYLSPPHHYLAHYRWIRDVFKADAVMHVGKHGSLEWLPGKGVGLSEECYPDLSIMDLPNVYPYIINDPSEGTQAKRRSYCCIIDHLTPAFTNADLYEDLAKVENLVKDYIEARQQNPDKLNVLKPMLWEAVVQADLDKDLQIGEAEAFQDFDRFLERLHDCLTDLADTMINDGLHILGTTPEGEKLVEFLVQLTRLPNGEVPSLRESVLRAMGYDHDDLLENKGKTLEQYGNRTGGEILRLGHEAALGMVRELESAGFQRESIRSAVESYLGVYHADVASVLTYITETLVPRIRQVTDELTASLRAFDGRFVQPGPSGAPSRGQADILPTGRNFYSVDPDKIPSPAAWEVGKRLGDGLIERYLSETGKYPESIGILLWGGPTMRSKGDDLAEILYLMGVRPRWRKGSGKVAGLEVIPLSELGRPRLDVVPRISGFFRDAFPNLVELIDNAVKIVAVLKEPLESNILRRHVLEDQQTYRKDGMSEEDAFREATFRIFGCPPGTYGAGVAELVESKHWKTQEDLGNNYIRYTAHAYGKGSYGKQKPKTFRKILSRMDVTIKNEDSREYDMLSCTDYYNYYGGLIVAVKTVRGELPHAYMGDSSDPRRIKIRSTFEEARHVLRSRLLNPKWLEGLKRHGYKGAGDISKMMDVVLGWDATGEVMEDWMYERMARKYALDPKMQEWMKEVNPYALQNILDKLLEAVNRGMWNADEEMEKELRNAYLDIEGEIEEVTE, via the coding sequence ATGAACGCCTATACACTCTGCTACTACAGCGCCACCTCCATGGAGATCGCCTCCCTCAGCCAGGGGGTGTCGCAATACCAGGAAGAGGGCGGACGTATCAGAGTCCTCGCGAGAACGAAGAGTCAGCTTTTCGATGATTCCCGAATCCATGCCTTCGTCCAGGCGGCCCTGGAATCCGACGTGATTTTGATCACGCTGCACGGGGGGGAGGAGTCCTGTCCCGCATTTTCCCCACTCATTCAGGCATTGGAAGAAAAAAGATCGCTGGGAGAAAAAACACCCCATTTCCACATTCAACCCTCCGCCGGGGATGAGGATGCCTCGGCCTTGGCCCAGAAGCATTCTGACGGCTTCGGCCGGGAGGTCTGGAATACCATCAGCGGCTATCTCCTCCAGGGAGGAGCGCTCAACTGCAAAAACCTTTTAGTCTACCTGCACAACCTGGTCTTCCACAAGATCGAGCCCCTGGAACTCCCCCAGCCCCTCCCTCATGAAGGGATCTATCACCCCGACCTTCCGGGAGTTCCCGATTTCGAGAAGTACCTCAAAGAACGGGTCGATCCCGGCAAGGTCACGGTGGGGCTCTGGTTTTACCAGACCTACTGGGTCAACAACAACCTGGCCGCCATCGATGCCATCATCCGGGAAATCGAAAGGCAGGGAGCCAACGTGATCCCGGTTTTTCACTTCAGGTACAAGGATGCCCTGAGGGGGAACCGGGGGGCGGACTACATCGTGGAACACTTTTTCATGGAAAACGGACGCCCTCGAATCAATGTTCTCATCAATCCCCTCATGTTTTCCCTGACCCTCGTCGCTCCGGAATGTAAGGAACTCCTTTCGCGACTGGATGTTCCCTTCATCCAGGCCGTCTGCACCATGAATCCCCATGCGGTCTGGAAGGAAAGCCCGCAGGGGCTGACCGCCATGGACGTGACCTATTGCGCCGCACAGCCCGAATTCGACGGAGCGCTCATCACCGTTCCCGTGGCAACAAGGGAGGAAGATGCCGTAGATCCCCTGACGGGCGCCCTTCTCACCCGGACAATGCCCATCCCTGAGCGGGTGCAAAAAATGGTTTCCCTCTCTCTCAACTGGGCGCGGCTTCGAAGGAAAGAGAACGCCGAAAAACGGATCGCTATCGTCTTCCACCATTACCCTCCCCGCAACGACCGCATCGGCTGTGCCGCGGGGCTGGACAGCTTCGAGAGCGTCAAGCGGCTGCTCGACCACATGCGGGATGAGGGATACCGCATCGACCGCACGTTTGAAAGCGGCGATGCCCTGGCCCGGGAAATGCTGGAGCGCATGACCTGCGACAGGCGGTGGCTGACTCCCGAGCGCATGGCGGAACGCGCTGAAGCCCATGCAGGGGCAGAGCACTTCGTTCCGTGGCACGAAGCGCTTCCCGCACCCATTCGAGAAAAAATGACGGCGGATTGGGGAAAGGTTCCAGGGGACCTTTTTGTGCACGACTACCGGATGCATTTTCCCGGAATGATCGACGGAAACGTCTTCCTCACCATTCAGCCCCCGAGGGGCTATTTCGAAAACATCGACAAGATCTACCACGACATGTACCTTTCCCCGCCGCATCACTATCTGGCTCATTACCGCTGGATCAGGGACGTTTTCAAGGCCGATGCGGTCATGCACGTGGGCAAGCACGGGTCGCTCGAATGGCTGCCGGGAAAAGGGGTAGGATTGAGCGAGGAATGCTATCCGGACCTTTCCATTATGGACCTTCCCAATGTCTATCCCTATATCATCAACGATCCCAGTGAGGGAACTCAGGCCAAACGCCGTTCGTACTGCTGCATCATCGACCATCTCACTCCCGCCTTCACCAATGCGGACCTCTATGAAGACCTGGCAAAGGTGGAAAACCTCGTCAAGGACTACATCGAAGCCAGGCAACAAAATCCCGACAAGCTGAACGTGCTGAAACCCATGCTCTGGGAAGCCGTCGTACAGGCCGATCTGGACAAGGATCTGCAAATCGGCGAGGCGGAAGCCTTCCAGGATTTCGATCGTTTCCTGGAACGCCTCCACGACTGCCTGACGGATCTGGCCGACACCATGATCAACGACGGGCTCCACATCCTGGGTACGACCCCCGAAGGTGAAAAACTGGTGGAATTTCTGGTGCAACTCACCCGGCTTCCCAACGGGGAGGTTCCGTCCCTTCGAGAATCCGTGCTGAGAGCCATGGGCTACGACCACGACGACCTCTTGGAAAACAAGGGGAAAACTCTGGAACAATACGGCAACAGGACCGGCGGGGAGATCCTCCGCCTGGGCCATGAAGCGGCCCTCGGGATGGTGAGGGAGCTCGAATCCGCTGGATTCCAGCGGGAAAGCATCCGCTCCGCCGTCGAGTCCTACCTGGGGGTCTATCACGCCGATGTTGCTTCGGTTCTGACATACATCACCGAGACCCTGGTACCCCGAATCCGACAGGTGACCGACGAACTGACCGCGAGCCTCCGGGCTTTCGACGGACGGTTTGTGCAGCCTGGGCCTTCGGGAGCTCCCAGCCGGGGACAGGCGGATATCCTGCCCACCGGGCGCAACTTTTATTCCGTGGACCCGGACAAGATCCCGAGCCCCGCAGCCTGGGAAGTGGGCAAGAGACTGGGAGACGGGCTCATCGAACGGTATCTTTCAGAAACAGGTAAGTATCCCGAGAGTATCGGCATCCTTCTCTGGGGGGGACCCACGATGAGGTCGAAGGGAGACGACCTGGCCGAAATCCTCTACCTCATGGGGGTGCGTCCCCGGTGGCGGAAAGGGAGCGGAAAAGTGGCCGGCCTGGAAGTCATTCCCCTGTCGGAACTGGGCCGTCCTCGCCTGGATGTGGTCCCCAGGATTTCCGGCTTTTTCCGGGACGCCTTCCCCAACCTGGTGGAACTCATCGACAATGCGGTGAAAATCGTCGCCGTACTCAAAGAGCCTCTCGAAAGCAACATCCTGCGGCGTCACGTGCTGGAAGATCAGCAGACCTACCGCAAGGATGGGATGTCCGAGGAAGATGCCTTCAGGGAAGCGACTTTCCGCATCTTCGGCTGTCCCCCCGGTACCTACGGTGCCGGAGTCGCCGAATTGGTGGAATCCAAGCACTGGAAAACCCAGGAGGATCTCGGGAACAACTACATCCGCTATACCGCTCACGCCTATGGGAAGGGAAGCTACGGGAAACAAAAACCCAAAACGTTCCGAAAAATCCTCTCACGCATGGATGTGACGATCAAGAACGAGGATTCCCGGGAATACGACATGCTCTCCTGCACTGACTATTACAACTATTACGGGGGGCTCATCGTTGCGGTCAAGACCGTCCGGGGGGAGCTCCCGCACGCCTACATGGGCGACAGCTCGGACCCCCGGCGGATCAAGATCCGGTCCACCTTCGAAGAGGCCAGGCACGTTCTGCGCTCCCGCCTTCTCAATCCCAAGTGGCTCGAAGGGCTGAAACGCCACGGTTACAAGGGGGCCGGAGACATTTCCAAGATGATGGACGTCGTATTGGGCTGGGATGCCACGGGGGAAGTGATGGAAGACTGGATGTACGAGAGGATGGCCCGAAAATACGCCCTTGATCCCAAAATGCAGGAGTGGATGAAAGAGGTCAACCCCTACGCCCTCCAGAACATTCTGGACAAGCTCCTGGAAGCCGTCAACCGAGGGATGTGGAACGCTGACGAGGAGATGGAAAAAGAGCTTCGCAACGCCTACCTGGACATTGAAGGGGAAATCGAAGAAGTGACGGAATGA